In Manduca sexta isolate Smith_Timp_Sample1 unplaced genomic scaffold, JHU_Msex_v1.0 HiC_scaffold_3233, whole genome shotgun sequence, the following proteins share a genomic window:
- the LOC115442309 gene encoding LOW QUALITY PROTEIN: cathepsin L (The sequence of the model RefSeq protein was modified relative to this genomic sequence to represent the inferred CDS: inserted 3 bases in 2 codons; substituted 3 bases at 3 genomic stop codons), with amino-acid sequence MYLIIIFIKISFITCFNITETTNNIKDILVKYKNKRFSRCTNKLEGFVENXLNFDRTERYNDFXNIXMXVSVLQRNDLAYVRRHILNGLIINEDLPESHWHEYKTIHKKVYHTPHYEMAALSKWRDNVIRVAQHNRDYLAGKLSYSLHLNHFADMHPSEYFRKILKLVKTVPLYDPSEDRRKSAYRRSLRCKTPKKVDWRSKGFRPKREEQWHCGACYAFAVTHAMQAQLYKIHGNVGELSPQQIVDCSFKDGNMGCDGGSLRGALRYAAREGLIMENXYPYVGKRGSCKYRRDLVRVRPKRWATIPSGDERAMERVLAAVGPLAVGINASPYTFQLYRNGIYDDPLCTPWQLNHAMLLVGYTPEYWILLNWWGKKWGEDGYMR; translated from the exons atgtatttaataattattttcattaaaatatctttcattACATGTTTTAACATTACTGAAACTacgaataatataaaagatatattagttaaatataaaaataagagatTTTCGCGATGTACGAATAAACTGGAAGGATTTGTTGAAAA ATTGAATTTCGACAGAACGGAGAGGtacaatgatttttaaaatatttaaatgtgagTGAGTGTTCTCCAGAGAAACGATCTTGCTTATGTGAGACGACATATTTTAAATGGTTTGATTATAAATGAAGATCTGCCAGAATCACATTGGCACGAATATAAG ACAATTCACAAAAAAGTGTACCACACCCCTCACTACGAGATGGCAGCACTGTCGAAATGGCGGGATAATGTAATACGAGTCGCACAACACAACAGAGATTATTTAGCAGGGAAACTATCTTATTCTCTACATTTAAACCACTTTGCTGACATG CACCCATCAGAATACTTTAGAAAGATCCTGAAATTGGTTAAGACGGTTCCCTTGTACGACCCATCTGAAGACCGGAGGAAGTCAGCGTACAGGAGAAGTCTTAGATGCAAAACTCCTAAAAAG GTAGATTGGCGCAGCAAGGGCTTCAGGCCCAAAAGAGAAGAGCAGTGGCATTGTGGCGCTTGCTACGCGTTCGCCGTCACCCACGCCATGCAGGCCCAGCTGTACAAGATCCATGGAAACGTTGGGGAACTCAG TCCCCAGCAGATAGTAGACTGCAGCTTCAAAGATGGTAATATGGGGTGTGACGGAGGGTCTCTGAGAGGGGCACTCCGATATGCCGCCAGAGAAGGACTCATCATGGAAA AGTATCCTTATGTAGGAAAG AGAGGCTCTTGCAAGTACAGACGTGACTTAGTCCGCGTTCGACCAAAGAGGTGGGCTACGATTCCATCAGGCGATGAAAGAGCTATGGAGAGAGTTCTGGCTGCTGTTGGACCTCTCGCTGTTGGGATCAATGCTTCTCCTTACACCTTCCAACTGTACAG AAATGGCATTTACGACGACCCTCTCTGCACACCCTGGCAACTGAACCATGCCATGCTGCTCGTCGGATACACTCCTGAATACTGGATATTGCTGAACTGGTGGGGG